In one window of Cynocephalus volans isolate mCynVol1 chromosome 6, mCynVol1.pri, whole genome shotgun sequence DNA:
- the LOC134380803 gene encoding mastin-like, whose amino-acid sequence MLWLLMLTLPCLEGSVPLTPDPTPGRELVGIVGGCDVSARPYPWQVSLRFYDLWQGLWEHICGGSLIHPQWVLTAAHCLEPEELEACAFRVQVGQLRLYDNDQLSKVAQIFRHPDFNSSLGATGSADLALLKLEAPVTLSEHVHPVSLPPASLKVPSRKTCWVTGWGNIAVETPLPPPFHLQEVDVPIVGNTVCNHLYQNSSFVPDDSSKIIKDSMLCAGDKGHDSCQLDSGGPLVCRWNCTWVQVGVVSWGHLCGHDGFPGVYTRVTSYVSWIHEYIPQFPGP is encoded by the exons ATGCTGTGGCTGCTGATGCTGACCCTCCCCTGCCTGGAGGGCTCCGTGCCCCTGACCCCAG ACCCCACCCCAGGTCGTGAGTTGGTGGGTATCGTCGGAGGCTGTGACGTCTCAGCCAGGCCGTACCCTTGGCAGGTCAGCCTGAGGTTCTACGACCTgtggcaggggctgtgggagCACATCTGCGGGGGCTCCCTCATCCACCCCCAGTGGGTGCTGACCGCAGCCCACTGCCTTGAACC ggaggAGCTGGAGGCTTGTGCCTTTCGGGTCCAAGTCGGGCAGCTGAGACTCTACGATAATGACCAACTGTCAAAGGTGGCTCAGATCTTCCGCCACCCTGACTTCAACTCCAGCCTGGGTGCCACGGGCTCCGCAGACCTCGCCCTGCTGAAACTGGAGGCCCCCGTGACGCTTTCCGAGCACGTCCATCCGGTCTCCCTGCCGCCTGCTTCCCTGAAGGTCCCCTCGAGGAAGACCTGCTGGGTGACGGGCTGGGGCAACATCGCAGTAGAAa CGCCGCTGCCCCCGCCCTTCCACCTACAGGAGGTGGATGTCCCCATTGTGGGGAACACGGTCTGTAACCATCTGTACCAGAACAGCTCCTTTGTACCAGACGACTCCAGCAAGATCATCAAGGACAGCATGCTGTGTGCCGGGGACAAGGGCCACGACTCCTGCCAG ctCGACAGTGGGGGGCCCCTGGTGTGCAGGTGGAACTGCACCTGGGTCCAGGTGGGGGTCGTGAGCTGGGGCCACCTCTGCGGTCACGATGGCTTCCCTGGGGTGTACACCCGCGTAACAAGCTACGTGTCCTGGATCCATGAGTACATCCCTCAATTCCCTGGGCCCTAG